From Sander vitreus isolate 19-12246 chromosome 5, sanVit1, whole genome shotgun sequence:
GCTCCCATCTTGTGTTCTACTTCAGGCAAATTGATAGTACTGTTTAAAGAAATtaaattttaattaaaaaatgcaattcattcttatttttgttaatttaatAGGTCCTTTTTTCACATATACACATGTTATGGTATATCATCTTGTTGGATTTATAATAGGTATAGATTTTGTTGATATGAAATCTGGCTGTGACTTCCTGAGTTACTAAATACCTCCATACAAACATGGTGCATGTGCTGTGGCTGCTGTTGTCCACAGCTGTGTCAGAGGAGTACCGTGTGACAGTAAAGGAGAGTTATTGTGTCCTGGAGGAGCTGGAGCCTGACAGGACATACAAGGTGTGGGTGATGGCTGTCAACTATACAGGCTGCTCTCTGCCCAGCGAGAGACTCTCCTTCAGAACTGGTCAGTCCGCTCACTGGagctacaacaatacaacaaacgACTTTGTCTGATAAAACTCTAGAGCATCATTTTATTCTTAACTGGCATTGTGAAGGGAGTTTAGATTGGTCATTTATGTTATATTACAGTATCTACATTTTTGGGGTCGAGAAAGACCTTTAAAGACAAAAGTTAATTTCAAACGATTATTGAcatcttgttgtttttgtcgcaGCTCCATCAGTGCCAGTGATTGACACCGAGCGCTGTACTGTCATGTGGGATTCAGCCACGCTGCGGTGGAGCTCAGCAAGTCAGAGTCCTGAACAGAGTTACACCCTGGAGTACTGTCGCCAGTATGAACTGGAGGGAGAGGGGCTCAGGTGGGTGTTTGGTTTAAGCAGACAGGTACACGTATAGATGGGTGGGAATGACAGAAAAGTGTTGCCATTTAACCATATTAGGAAAGCCAGTCAAATTGGTTTAAAACAAACTTAATAAAAGCAGTACATGCCTCTGACAAAAGATGTAAAGACATAATTATACTTCTTGCCCAAACTAGCTGGACAAAAAtctacagtaaaatattttatacATGTACAAAGGTTTATTCCTTTAAtccgtatgtatgtgtgtgtgacacatgtAGGTCCCTCACAGGCATCAAAAGCTGTGAACAGAGGGTTCTCCTGCAGTCCAATGAGAATTATCTGTTTTACATCAAAGCTGTAAACGAGTCTGGAGCCAGCGAACAGAGCGAGGCTGCCCTCATTTCcaccaaaggtaacaaaaacacacacacacacacacacacacacacacacacacacacacacacacgttttgtgttttacattacacaacattaaaaatacaaaaccagTACAGAATTCCatgcaaatttaaaaaaaaatgtttttattttttatagtctCTTACCTGTTAACTGTTTTCAGGGACAAGGTTCCACCTGCTGAAAGCCTCAGCTCACCCCGCCCTGGAGCTGTCAGTGGACCAGACCACCCTGCACTACTCTCAGGACGTACATGAAAACACACCATCTACAGACAATGAGTAAGTTTGACTCAGCTCCTACCACTCAACCTTTTAAAGAATATGTGTAAACcagagtttgtgtgttttctaggTGTCCATCCATCCTGGGTGAGTTGTTGCCGGCACAAGGGCATTACTACTGGGAGACCCTTGTGTCAGGAAGCACAGCTTACAGGGTAGGAGTGGCATACAGCACAGCCAATAGAAGCAGCCCACTGGGAGAAAACAGCCTGTCATGGTGTTTGCAGTGTATTCCTACACCATCAGGGTATGCATAAAGCATCAACCCCCCCTCCATTTACTCTACTTCTATCACTGTTCTGGTCTAAACCctgctttctttcctctctttgtctgtctagCTGCAGGTATCAGCTGCTCCACAATGAAGTTCAGTCCAGTGTGTTTGTGGTTGAGATGCCTGAGCGAGTGGGTACTCTCCTGGATTACCAGCTTGGTCGTTTATCTTTCTACAATGCCCAAAATGGTCAGTTGTTAGGCACTTTCTGCCAGCGCTTCACCCAGCCGTGCCACCCTACCCTGGCCCTGGAGATGCCAGGCAGCCTGGAGGTCAGCATGGTGCTGGAGGTGCCGGAGTTTACCAAGGACAGCTAGCTCTGCTGTCTCACCTCACACACTGAGGAGTTTACAGTTCATGTTGGACATATTTTTATGATCTTACTGTATTATAATTGATGACCACCACTGCATTACTGAGAAAGGTGCAGATATGGCAGGACATAAAATATATCATATATCAGAAGACATACTGGGTCCTATTCTTTTAAAGAGGCCTCATTGATGGGTTTGTGTGTTCTAGTGAGATCCAACCATATTgaagtcaaacacacactgtatcaTTACTGAGACAAACAATAGAGTTTGTCAACACAAAGTTTAGACACTGAGTTTATAGCTCCAAGAGACATACTGTGGCACTTTTCAACTGCATTTcatattgtgaatgtgtgtaaataaCCTTTGTAAACAGATGTGACCTCTTCTATATTTAATGTGTGACTCGCAACAAGTGGAGATggcctgtttttctttctttgtcttgtaAACTGATTTTCACGTCTGAGTTGAatgaacatgtttatttttctatttgcaAAAATGgactgcttgtttgttttcagctCATTAGCTTTCTAACATACATTCACCACTAGGGGGGCCTCAGTACTCCATTAGCTGTAATATTTGCTCAAAATCAGGCTCCAATTCATTTCTGCCACCAATCCTAACAACTTCTGCTAAATCTATCATGCATTTAGACGTCTAGATTGCTTTTGATGACTTACAGCTACTGTTGATAGGAGCCATACACCTTGCTGACAAAGCTACATGGTTCTCCAGGGGACATGCCATTTCACAATTATTACTAAACTATTTTCCAGGCACATGTACCTTTTCTTCTCATCTCTGACACATTTCCTTATTTCTGGGAAaacagagaaaggagagggagaggaagaagaggggtGTGGGTAAAACACATGCAGACCATCAGGGAACAGCTGGGATTTGAAGGACAGCTCTGTGAAAAGTGACTGGGACTGATAACACTGGGTTGGGAAGTTGGAACAATTTTTATTGTACCTAAACTCAGGAAGGATCTATTTCTGTTACAAACGAAAGTTAGGACCCAGTCTCACTGCTGCAGACTTGGCACTGTTTTTGTACCTTATCTCAACACCAGAgttattaaatacatttcattcTACAAACGATTCTTTTTCtaacccagaaaaacaaaacagggtgACAATAGTGTTGGTAAATCACTGCAATTGAAAAGACGCAAACAAGTAAGTTATTACAACAAAATTGACAACAGATCCAAATGTGCTATTTATTTCCCTTTACCGCACCTATTAAATAGCCAGCCAAGAGAAGTCTCAGCGGGGGTCTCTCCCTCACGTAACCGATGACTTCGACAATATCTGATGTAAAGTATGCATCATCTCCTTTCAAACTAATTACTCTCATTTTTTTCCATGTCTAAGGCCAACACCAAACAAAGAGCTCACATATCCTCCGAACATTTAAACAATCAATCACACAATAAGCATGGTGGGCAAGGGTGAAATCTTCTGTAATTATCACTGGAAAAACAAGTCAGCCAATAGCACGCCTTGCTGAAGATAGCGAAAAAAATCTACATCCTTTAAAGCacaaaatagaaagaaaacagcTCATATACAGTAATTTTAATCAGCCTGCAGTTGACTGTTATAGGCACATTTAGTGAAATGgtattaatgtttattttgcttggggaaaaaaagagcgtGGCCATGGTTTGAATCtcatatttgtatttcaatAATATGATGACAGGTGTTACCAACCATCTACAGAGAATGAGCAACAGTAACAGAAATGACAAAGATAATTTACGGCAATGTATCAAAGGACACTTAACATTTTGACAATTGTACAAAGACACCAGCAGTCATGAAGGCAtactgcacgcacgcacacacgcgatGCTGTGCTTTAAAGTGAATGTAACCATAAAGAGATTTTCTGGAAGTTGCAAGAGCCCAGATGAGGATGTTAGGGAACAGGACAGTAGAAACATGGCAACTCATTTCACTGtccaattaaaaataaagacaaaaaaaaatcaacgaATGAGACATTCCCAAATGGGACAGACACTTGAGTTTAAGGTGACTCTTAAATAGGCACAGCAAATGACAACacagcagaaagaaagaaaaaaaaaaaaaatgtatatatatatatatatatatagttgtggAAATCTATGGCAACAACAGCGAGTGGATTGTTAATGACACAGAATATCTTGCataacaaataattaaaaaacactTGTTTCTGATAGTCCTTTGGAAaactctctcacacaaacacattagtcCCACCTGTTTTGCATGAATAAGTTAATAGTGTGTATAAATCACCCCAGTGTAGCTGGCAAAGAGTGTTTAAaagctgaaaataaaaaaagtaaaagatatTTACAACTATACAATGCAGAGGAGGTAAGAGCAAAGAAAAATAAGTGATTGGATATTTATATAGTCATGACTGCATACATTCTGTACATTACactattttaaatgtcattagAATTTACAGAACATATTTACAGTGGATATGAGGAAGGATGTGTGCATGGGGAACTTTCATTTCCTTCAGCTTTCCATTTTTTATCCCAACTTTTTAGGTCTTTCTCATCAAACACCACTTCATAGCATTCCATCCATAACCACATACATGCACTCAACCTCTTTAAAAACCTCACACATGcactttccctttttctttcagACCAACATCTTTGAAATCTATCatcattatttttctctttaataATTATGTAGTCATACtccccttattattattattataagttatTTTTCATTCAAACTATAGTTCAGCTGGATGACATGTTTTTGATTTTAGGACGTCAGATTCAGAACTGCACATTCCGGTTCCTCCTCCACTCATAAAGCTGGACCAGTGTTGACAGGTCAGGGCTTAGGCAGGAGTAGAGCTCTTCTCACTGGCCAGACTGTGTTTGGGCTCTGGTCTGTGGGGTTTGTGCTGAGGGCTGCTGCGAAGGTTGTCATCCATCTACAGTATAGGGTGTCCAGTTTAGTTagagcacacatgcacacgcagaAAACAATATGACAATGAttctatacactatatatacttCTAGTACAGTTGAAACTGTACCTGCCAAATGCAACCATGAACCCAAGCAAAGAGACGATAAAAGGAAAGCAGAAGCACCTTCTCGATCATGTTGGACTCTTTGTTTACAAGCTGAGTTAGTTTCTGGAGGTTGGCATCCATTATTTCCTGAACAGGCGGGGCAAGACCTGGAGAGAAATGACGTAAGTGGACAATGGCAGAAAATAGCAGTTAGTGGAAGAGGAATAGtgttaggtaaaaaaaaatagagcagATACAAAGAGCAAGCATGCAGTGAAACAAAGATGttgttagttgttttgtgtgtttgtaatgtGAAACTTCTGCTGCATCTTTGGATGTGAATTTTGCCAAGCTGAGGGCCCAGGAGTGTGAGTATTTTCAGTGTTTGCAGCGGTCTTACAAGGGTGGTCTGAGCTGAAGTAGACTGCGAGGATGTTGTCACAGAAGCTTGTGAGGTTATCCAGCTGTCTGAGGTGACTCTGCAGAGGGCTACTGGGGAGACTGGCTTTGTAAAGGGGAGCcacaaaaccaaacacaaagGCGTCCAGACTGGTCGGCCTacaaacaaagacaagacaaaagaGCTTCTAGGGATGGGTGTAGCAAACTACCATCTGCTATAAACACTATGATGCTTTCATCGGATAGCTGTCCTCAGTTTGTCtgtgtatactgtacagtattgaTACAGTATACATAGACAAGATACAGTGTATCTGTCCCTATCAAATGAATCATAAAGACATTTTACTATgactatattatatattatgactatgacattttaaaagcaatATAGGGCTAAGAGACATCAACAGCAGTATTACTCATATTGTATGTGTTTTATAAATCCTTGAACtacaattaatatttttttctaaatgtacaCTGGAAAGCATTTTCTAAGTTTGATTCCCATTCCCTTTAATGTGATGAACATCAACAGGAAATGTGATTTTCCATACTACAGAATACTACTGTAGCTTAttgtgtagggctgcaactaacaattattttcatcataGATTAATCCAGTTTCTCAAAGTCAAGGGTaatgtctttaaaatgtcttgttttgtcagtccaaaacccaaagatagatattcagtttaatatgatataaaacagagaaaagcagaaaatctctGAGTGGCTGAAAACTACATTGTCTGCCATTTCTACatgaaaaatgacattacagtacatgtcatttagcagacgcttttatccaaagctaCTTCcaattaattatcaaaatatttggcGATTATTTTTCTCTTAGTCTACTAATCGTGCTAGCTCTatttttgtgattaattgtatttaaatggCCAACTGAATATAGAATAAGAAAAACTAACGCTGGCACAGACTCCTAACCACAAATCTTATAAAATAAGACAATATTTCCATGCCAATTTTTCAGGCTTTtccatcttttttgttttccaataGCTTTGCACCTGCATGTGATATACATATGATATGAGCCTTCAAAAAGACATCAGAGAACTTACGAGTTGCCAAAAAAGTAGTTTACAGTTGCCAGTCTGTAGGAGAGGAGATTCAGGCACTCTTTAGCATCACTGTAGATCTGAGGCAGACAGTCAAAGAGATTTACAGTTAAAAAGAGAACTTGTGACTGATGAATCAGACAAGTCAATATTTACCTTTCCCTCCACCTCAGTGATTCGGTGTAGCGGCGCCTCTCCTTTGGTTAGAAGGATACGGGAGAGGGCAGTGTTGGCATGGCGACTAGGGACGAGAAAGTTAAGAGGGAATGGCGAGCGTGAGGCAAACCACGGCCGTGTCAGATTGGCGTAGTTTTCTGCATCCACCCAGAAAGTGTGCAACTGTGGGACAAAAGGCATCACTCTAAATATTAACAGATGAGTCCTTGTCAGGGAACAAGCAGAGGAGATTTGGTGTTACCAGAGCTGGAAGTAGTTTCTCTTCAAGCAGAGCGATGTATGCCATGGTGTCTGCTCCTTGTCTGGCTGTCAGTTCATAGTCTGCATTAaacctctgaaaaaaaaaagaaaaaaaaaaaaatcacacaaataTTACAGTAGATCTGACCAATCTGTTTAATGGGGTCATAATGACCAGGTGATGGACCATGAGCAGCTGCTGTGTTTATTCTTACCCGTTTCCTCAGGAAGTTGAGAATCTGTGCTGGTTCCTGAACTGCAGAGTCTCCACACAACAACTCTGGGACTGTGGCTGCAGGTTGAATGACAGGAAGAAGATATTACAATTCAAGACAAAGCTAACATCTGGTGTTGCATCTGCATTCATATGTTATTAACGTCTTGTAATTAACAATGTATGTGTACCTTTACATGAATTCCCTCGATTTTTGGAACTCAATCGGATGCATAAAACCCatgctttaaatctgtttttcAACCTGTTCTGGCAAATTTTGGGGTCCACAAGATTTTCATGACTGTGGCAATTTTTGTGTTAGTGGTCATGTGATTTTAAGTGTGCATACTATTGTAGTGTAGTGTTATTTTCAAGAGCATGAAGAAAGCTTGGAATGGATCATACATATTACATGGACATATTTTCCAAACTTAAATGTACTGTTAAATGTACCTATCAGTCATAGAATTCTCTGTCGACCACATGTGTAGGCTATATCAAGCAATCCCCATGGGGTGTCTGGACCACGTTATGTAATTCTGGTTTATAGGAAGCTGCAACCCACCTGTTAGAGTTTTCCATGTCCAGTCTATAGGAGAAACCGTGACTTTTGCACCAGAAAACTTGGCATATGcctgaaagaaaagagacataGTGCATTTATGATTTCAAAGTCGGTCATGAATGTTATGCTGGATATCATTTTTAGTTGAATACTTCCTAAGCTGTACAGCCCCAATACAGGACTGTAATGTTTTATTCAAGGCCAAGTTTTGTATGATATCAATCTTCTAATGCTGCTGAAAACTTGCTGCAATCAAAATACCCTCAGTAGAAATTTGGCACAGACTATAAATGCAGATTTAGCACAAGGAAAACATTtacagaaagaggaaaaacaaagtaagcaaaaccataaaaaaaattaaaaacaaaacaaaaaaacacaccaaaatgaagacaaaaacatgtaggcctataaCTAAATCAAgtaggctgcaactaacaaaatgtcaaataataGTAAAAACTGGCTATCACAAATTTCTGGATTCCAAGGGGActtcaaatgtcttattttgtccgACTAACAGTCAAACACCAAACAGATGTTCAGTTTACAGTGgtacaaaacagagaaaagcagcgaATCATCACACTAGAGGTGCTAGGACCTGTGGCatgaaaaaaataactgaaacaATTGGTTATTTTCTGTCAATAGACTAATTGCATAATAATTTCAGCTCTAAAATCAATGCTACCTTATTTGCTGCCTGATTGTTCATATTGTATTTTGTCTTATTCCTATTTTCTAAAATGTAGTAATGTCAAACAAAGAATTCCTGTTTTCGGGGGTAACGTTACAAGAAATAAGTCCTTACAAACTTTGACATTGCACTTTCTTAATATATTAGTCTATAACGTTAAATCAAGAAACCCAAAACGCATTGCACAACTTAATGCTTTAAAAGGGAGGCATGCATGTCAGAAAACTAGTCATAATGTCACCTTGTGACAAGTGCGGTAACTGCACGGATTCACTGACAGACTAAATGAAAACAACTCTGTTACTTTTCTGACACGGGTATTACTACATCGGCCACAGTCGATAGTTAGCGAGAGAGAGGAATAAAACCGATTCTATTGAAATGGAAGCCTAAACAAGCTGACCTTGAAGGTCCACATTTTTGTTACCAATGAAAGTGACTTTTGACAGCCAGACATACACGAAGGACAGACCATGCAGTCCGCCCAGTTATGTTGCAGCTGGGCAAACATAACGTTAAAACTCAACTGGAAATATTATGTTCTCTCCTGCACATCGAGCTGAACAtgaacagctaacgttagcttaacaaGCAATCTGCAGTAGGCAAGTTAGCATGAAAGCtaatcagagacacacagagaagacTCAAAGAATACCGGAGAAGAAACATTTCGTCTTCAAAGTACGGCTGGATATAATGacagtatttctttcttttacaaGCCAACGATAACATTACCAGAACTATCAGAGACTCGGTGTGGACAGAAGGCAAACCCCAGTCTCCTCCCCAGCATCTCAGCTCCATGGCAGCCGCCATGTTTTGATCATTGCAAGGAGCTGGTGACGTCACGAGGTACCTGTCATATCCTGGTCATATCAGAGCCTGCAGAGGTGAAGAAATGAAGTAGGCTACTAAGATTTGTTTTGACATGAAAGAATAATAATGTGActtgtggtttttttttattcagaattCCGTTCTTTGGCTTATGTCATTCAACTATAATGGTTCATTCCCAGTAAAAACGAATTAACTCTGTGTCAGTTTGTGAGGATGCTACGATCATAACATTGCTAAGTAATGGGGAGGTAGGCTACTTATGAAGGAATTAAGCCATTCTAGCAGCAACTCATGATGCATGATGCATCTTTATGAGAGGAGGGCACAAAAATAGTAAACATAATGAGAAAGAATGTATTAACATAAAGCAACATGGACAAGAaaatggaccttgtggtgagaCTGTTTTGCCAACCAAAGTCAAGAATAAACCCAATCTCAAATGTATTAGTTATTTTATGGGGAAATGTAGCCCCTGATTCAGAATGTATTCATAAAATGGCCAGTGTGCAGATACAGCTACAAAATAGAAATGGACCCTTACACACTGGTTAATTAATAGTTAGTTCATAGATTACAGTTAGTTAATAGTTAGTAAACTGTTGGTAAATAGTTAacttttagttagttagtt
This genomic window contains:
- the mtx3 gene encoding metaxin-3 isoform X2 — protein: MAAAMELRCWGGDWGLPSVHTESLIVLAYAKFSGAKVTVSPIDWTWKTLTATVPELLCGDSAVQEPAQILNFLRKRRFNADYELTARQGADTMAYIALLEEKLLPALLHTFWVDAENYANLTRPWFASRSPFPLNFLVPSRHANTALSRILLTKGEAPLHRITEVEGKIYSDAKECLNLLSYRLATVNYFFGNSPTSLDAFVFGFVAPLYKASLPSSPLQSHLRQLDNLTSFCDNILAVYFSSDHPCLAPPVQEIMDANLQKLTQLVNKESNMIEKMDDNLRSSPQHKPHRPEPKHSLASEKSSTPA
- the mtx3 gene encoding metaxin-3 isoform X1, producing the protein MAAAMELRCWGGDWGLPSVHTESLIVLAYAKFSGAKVTVSPIDWTWKTLTATVPELLCGDSAVQEPAQILNFLRKRRFNADYELTARQGADTMAYIALLEEKLLPALLHTFWVDAENYANLTRPWFASRSPFPLNFLVPSRHANTALSRILLTKGEAPLHRITEVEGKIYSDAKECLNLLSYRLATVNYFFGNSPTSLDAFVFGFVAPLYKASLPSSPLQSHLRQLDNLTSFCDNILAVYFSSDHPCLAPPVQEIMDANLQKLTQLVNKESNMIEKVLLLSFYRLFAWVHGCIWQMDDNLRSSPQHKPHRPEPKHSLASEKSSTPA
- the mtx3 gene encoding metaxin-3 isoform X3, with translation MAAAMELRCWGGDWGLPSVHTESLIVLAYAKFSGAKVTVSPIDWTWKTLTATVPELLCGDSAVQEPAQILNFLRKRRFNADYELTARQGADTMAYIALLEEKLLPALLHTFWVDAENYANLTRPWFASRSPFPLNFLVPSRHANTALSRILLTKGEAPLHRITEVEGKIYSDAKECLNLLSYRLATVNYFFGNSPTSLDAFVFGFVAPLYKASLPSSPLQSHLRQLDNLTSFCDNILAVYFSSDHPYG